The Apostichopus japonicus isolate 1M-3 chromosome 20, ASM3797524v1, whole genome shotgun sequence genome contains a region encoding:
- the LOC139961654 gene encoding uncharacterized protein, translating into MATTDPATKIQFVQEATVQLKEEIGKMRNGEYKKLYSQTRSFIDALQRSPNGQNTTYGPSVVSIQQVRECLEHSKSLDGEERITHFTILLECFLSLMGKLQELVQRVNDWIREPINELTVHDKQWETNSNILKETEFWARFVDENNEFTDLHKFKTLEKFRGLNTGEVALWGAVVNLVPVLMKTAEDISKLATKWINITYKIGMGIYNEATREAMAKTSRKNSAERTPKQASSEKKRTPPAQREAGKKPPKTYADRCDEKFKGRISLLERPPWKPSSTHPHNLYPQLHIHLQDPKTYSV; encoded by the exons ATGGCGACAACAGATCCAGCGACAAAAATCCAATTCGTACAGGAGGCAACCGTGCAGTTGAAGGAAGAGATAGGAAAGATGCGAAATGGGGAATACAAGAAACTATATAGCCAAACCAGAAGCTTCATTGATGCGTTACAACGTTCACCGAATGGACAAAATACCACCTATGGTCCTAGCGTTGTTTCCATACAGCAG GTTCGAGAATGTTTGGAACATTCCAAAAGTTTAGACGGCGAGGAACGGATCACTCATTTTACAATTCTTTTGGAATGTTTTCTGTCGCTTATGGGGAAACTCCAGGAACTGGTTCAACGAGTAAACGACTGGATTCGTGAGCCTATTAATGAACTTACTGTCCACGACAAACAGTGGGAAACAAACAGTAACATTTTGAAAGAGACTGAATTCTGGGCACGATTTGTGGATGAAAATAACGAATTCACTGATCTCCATAAGTTCAAGACTTTGGAGAAGTTTCGAGGACTAAACACCGGAGAAGTCGCTTTGTGGGGCGCCGTGGTGAATCTTGTACCAGTTTTGATGAAAACAGCAGAAGATATTTCAAAGTTG GCTACTAAGTGGATCAACATAACTTACAAAATCGGAATGGGTATCTACAACGAAGCCACACGAGAGGCAATGGCAAAGACATCCAGAAAGAACTCGGCAGAGCGGACACCAAAACAAGCATCTTCAGAGAAGAAGAGGACTCCTCCTGCCCAAAGAGAGGCAGGAAAGAAACCACCAAAGACTTACG CCGACCGTTGTGATGAGAAGTTTAAAGGCAGGATATCACTTTTAGAGCGCCCTCCTTGGAAGCCTTCATCCACACACCCTCATAACCTTTACCCCCAACTACACATTCACCTCCAGGACCCAAAGACGTACTCAGTTTAA
- the LOC139961201 gene encoding apoptotic protease-activating factor 1-like codes for MGIPLTEKARILLLSNKERLSRDFMAEHIVSYLVQMSAITPADMSDILDEKTERLKSAALLDMVIKKGQGAYNALYSAFKEQYSWLAPILHDGVTRDGYDSDDDQGYSTSEIQTILSKGGVPPRPRVYVDRPQLIQMIRHSLRKLKDNPGFVVVHGMGGVGKSILAAEALRDSTVLKDYFPGGVIWLSVGKVDKGELLVKAQNLCARLDQNQSRNPPRNLEEARDRLRAILHEQYPCCLLIYDDVWSPKVLQGIDVQARILITTRDKSVTDSVAGPVYDVPLGDGGFSEAQSLRFLASWSKQEVKSLPPAAKAIAQESKGSPLILSIIGGLLSDSPHRWEFYAEKLKARNYSRLRKASTYEYRSVDEAIGTSVDELSEPLQEMYKDLAVFNPGVKIPGKVLSIYWNMPVEDVEEEIIPLVNKSLLRQEWLDSLDCMVYTIHDLLMDFLKHLVPDQKKLHTKFARRFAEHCGNKFETLEDDSYIYWHIAMHAAEGEAYDILQPVLCGWNWIVRKTEVTGPSSLLNDLINYTHLLEDGDKRMANQIKSFISVNAHLLIQRPPPDMIQLALNSEEKSPLYQMALNLIKQSRCGTYLKWVNRDNQPNSLMLASQVHDGIAHCAEFSPDGGSIVSCGEDRTVQIRDSSSAQIEKTFSEHKDDVSWCCFSPEGDLVLSCSIIGEVIIWETLTGEVVKSVPTGSSDMVVMCQFSHDGQSFGFCSLSGNIGVGDLSTFEVATHQVCNAGVSSMSFSPDDAKMIASAYDVTARVIMTHSGQEMVSYTNHKYHLVWCDFFPCGKRVASADAAEVHIWDPESGKREDMVSVKGAYILRCAISNNGKLVAGALSDCTVWLWECSTFTAVAVHHGHTSWIYSVAFDPSDERLVTAADDGTVMVWKAVTDSPAKSTMLLRKFAVHFRSDFTVDFVCAADRNCQCLLIKGQGEEAEIISKENTKITCMALSEDGNTGTYGCDDGTVVVFSPRTGEVIHRLCEHSKRVLRCHVSKDGKSVVSCSEDHTLVVSSEGVKVCTLKGHTDTVNYCQFISSDQSLVSTGHDGFIRLWQISSVKSVAAVQAHADWILSCDISKDEKLIVSTSVDSTAKIWSLPDLQPIHTLSEHDELVRSCKFSPDSSILATGDDSGIIYTWDVKTGRKLGRCDRHYSWVTYLHFSPDNKILVTVGENIRWWNIDGSRVQSFVIRGSYLRQIETDHTFSTFVSIDSAGTLYILSKLNRSEITELPEVIYV; via the exons ATGGGTATTCCTTTAACGGAGAAGGCACGGATCCTTCTACTCTCAAATAAGGAAAGGTTGTCGCGTGATTTTATGGCAGAACATATCGTGAGCTATTTGGTACAAATGTCTGCAATAACGCCAGCAGATATGTCAGATATACTCGATGAG AAAACTGAACGACTGAAATCAGCTGCCTTGCTGGATATGGTAATCAAGAAGGGACAAGGTGCCTATAATGCCCTTTACAGTGCCTTTAAAGAACAGTACTCCTGGCTGGCTCCAATCCTACATGATGGTGTTACAAGAGATGGCTATGACTCTGATGACGATCAGGGATATTCAACAAGTGAAA TTCAGACAATTTTGAGTAAAGGAGGTGTACCTCCTCGGCCGAGGGTGTACGTGGACAGACCTCAATTGATTCAGATGATACGACACAGCTTACGTAAACTGAAGGATAATCCGGGGTTCGTAGTGGTACACGGCATGGGCGGAGTCGGAAAATCCATCTTGGCAGCTGAAGCGTTGAGGGATTCAACTGTTCTTAAAG ACTACTTTCCTGGCGGCGTTATCTGGCTTTCGGTGGGGAAAGTGGACAAAGGAGAGCTGCTGGTCAAAGCTCAGAACCTCTGTGCTAGACTGGACCAGAACCAGTCAAGAAACCCTCCAAGGAATTTAGAAGAAGCCAGGGATAGATTACGAGCCATCCTCCATGAACAGTATCCATG CTGTCTTCTCATATACGATGACGTCTGGTCGCCTAAAGTGCTTCAAGGGATTGACGTTCAGGCAAGGATTTTAATCACCACCAGGGACAAAAGTGTCACAGATTCTGTTGCAG GGCCTGTTTACGATGTTCCCCTAGGGGATGGGGGGTTCTCAGAGGCTCAGTCACTACGTTTCTTGGCCAGTTGGTCCAAGCAGGAAGTGAAAAGTCTTCCTCCGGCAGCTAAGGCGATTGCTCAGGAATCGAAAGGTTCTCCCTTAATCTTGTCAATCATCGGTGGACTTTTATCAGACAGCCCGCATCGCTGGGAGTTCTACGCCGAGAAACTCAAAGCGAGAAATTATAGTAGACTCCGCAAAGCATCGACGTACGAATACCGAAGTGTCGATGAAGCTATCGGAACCAGCGTGGATGAGCTGTCAGAACCTCTGCAAGAGATGTATAAAGACTTGGCAGTGTTCAACCCAGGAGTGAAAATTCCAGGCAAA GTTCTGAGCATATATTGGAATATGCCAGTCGAAGATGTCGAGGAAGAAATCATCCCATTGGTCAATAAATCGTTGCTACGACAAGAGTGGCTGGATTCACTGGACTGTATGGTGTATACGATACATGATCTATTGATGGACTTCCTCAAGCATCTTGTACCAGATCAAAAA AAACTACATACAAAGTTTGCCAGAAGGTTTGCAGAGCATTGTGGGAATAAGTTTGAGACCTTGGAGGATGACAGCTACATATACTGGCATATAGCTATGCATGCCGCCGAGGGTGAAGCCTATGACATATTACAGCCTGTACTCTGCGGATGGAATTGGATCGTCCGAAAAACGGAAGTTACCGGTCCGTCCAGCCTTCTGAACGACCTCATTAACTACACCCATCTCCTTGAGGATGGGGACAAGAGAATGGCTAACCAAATCAAGTCTTTCATCAGCGTAAATGCCCACCTACTGATACAGCGCCCTCCACCGGACATGATCCAGTTAGCGCTCAACAGCGAGGAGAAATCACCGCTCTACCAAATGGCCCTGAACTTGATTAAGCAATCCAGATGTGGAACGTATTTAAAATGGGTCAATCGAGACAACCAACCCAACTCACTTATGCTTGCCAGCCAGGTACACGATGGCATCGCCCACTGCGCCGAATTCTCACCGGACGGCGGATCAATCGTTTCCTGCGGGGAAGACAGAACGGTCCAAATCAGGGATTCTTCTTCCGCTCAGATTGAGAAGACCTTCAGTGAGCACAAAGACGATGTTTCGTGGTGCTGTTTCTCTCCGGAGGGTGATCTAGTGCTGTCCTGTTCCATCATTGGGGAAGTCATTATTTGGGAGACATTGACGGGGGAAGTGGTGAAGTCAGTTCCCACGGGTAGCTCGGATATGGTAGTCATGTGCCAGTTCTCTCACGACGGCCAGTCGTTTGGGTTCTGTTCCCTCTCCGGTAATATCGGAGTAGGCGATTTGAGTACTTTTGAGGTTGCCACTCATCAAGTCTGCAATGCTGGGGTATCCTCCATGTCATTTTCTCCCGACGACGCCAAAATGATCGCCAGTGCGTACGACGTGACCGCCAGGGTAATTATGACCCATTCTGGTCAGGAAATGGTGAGTTACACCAACCACAAGTACCATCTGGTCTGGTGCGACTTTTTCCCGTGCGGTAAGCGAGTGGCTTCAGCAGATGCTGCGGAGGTACACATCTGGGACCCAGAGAGTGGTAAGAGGGAAGACATGGTGTCGGTGAAGGGTGCATACATCTTACGATGCGCCATTTCCAACAATGGTAAGCTCGTGGCAGGGGCTCTCTCTGACTGCACCGTCTGGCTGTGGGAGTGCAGTACCTTCACCGCAGTAGCCGTCCATCATGGACACACATCGTGGATCTACAGCGTTGCCTTCGACCCTTCCGATGAACGACTGGTGACGGCGGCAGACGACGGAACCGTAATGGTGTGGAAAGCGGTCACCGACTCGCCCGCCAAATCTACAATGCTGCTTAGAAAGTTTGCTGTCCACTTCAGATCGGACTTTACCGTGGACTTTGTTTGTGCGGCCGATAGAAACTGTCAGTGTCTGCTGATAAAAGGACAAGGTGAAGAAGCAGAGATTATTAGTAAAGAAAACACCAAGATCACATGCATGGCTCTCTCAGAAGATGGTAACACTGGCACCTACGGATGCGATGACGGCACGGTGGTAGTCTTCAGTCCCCGTACCGGTGAGGTTATCCATAGGCTCTGCGAGCATAGCAAACGAGTGCTGAGGTGCCACGTCTCCAAAGATGGGAAGAGCGTAGTCTCTTGCTCGGAAGATCACACGTTAGTGGTGTCCTCCGAGGGAGTTAAAGTCTGCACTCTGAAAGGACACACAGACACCGTGAACTATTGTCAGTTTATATCCTCGGATCAGTCTCTGGTGTCCACAGGTCACGACGGCTTCATAAGGCTCTGGCAGATCTCTTCAGTCAAGAGCGTGGCTGCGGTGCAGGCGCACGCCGACTGGATTCTGTCGTGCGACATTTCAAAAGACGAGAAGTTAATCGTTTCTACGTCGGTCGACTCTACCGCCAAGATTTGGTCCCTCCCTGACCTGCAACCGATACACACTCTGTCAGAACATGACGAGTTGGTGCGTTCCTGTAAATTTTCGCCGGACAGTTCCATCCTAGCGACCGGTGACGACAGTGGGATAATATACACCTGGGACGTGAAGACGGGAAGAAAGCTTGGTCGTTGTGACAGGCATTACTCCTGGGTAACTTATCTTCATTTCTCTCCAGATAACAAGATCTTGGTAACGGTGGGTGAAAACATTAGGTGGTGGAATATAGATGGCAGCAGAGTGCAGTCGTTTGTCATCAGGGGGTCGTACCTCAGGCAGATCGAAACAGATCACACCTTCTCCACCTTTGTAAGTATAGATAGCGCAGGGACCTTATATATTCTATCCAAGTTGAACCGCAGTGAAATAACCGAGTTGCCTGAAGTAATATACGTCTAG